In one Brassica oleracea var. oleracea cultivar TO1000 chromosome C9, BOL, whole genome shotgun sequence genomic region, the following are encoded:
- the LOC106319450 gene encoding probable pectate lyase 22 → MFHPKTLKLYLQQEAKNTMLVSSHASFTLVFLYCIFFSAVALSLPVSDPELVVEEVHRKINESISRRNLGYFSCETGNPIDDCWRCDKDWEKNRKQLADCGIGFGKNAIGGRDGEIYVVTDPGNDDPVNPKPGTLRYAVIQDQPLWIIFNRDMTIQLKEELIMNSFKTLDGRGASVHISGGPCITIQYVTNIIIHGLHIHDCKQGGNTYVRDSPEHYGWRTISDGDGVSIFGGSHVWVDHCSLSNCNDGLIDAIRGSTAITISNNYLTHHNKVMLLGHSDTYVQDKNMQVTIAFNHFGEGLVQRMPRCRHGYFHVVNNDYTHWEMYAIGGSANPTINSQGNRFLAPNGPFDKEVTKHEDAPESEWSHWNWRSEGDLMLNGAFFTLSGAGPGKSSSYSKASSLAARPSSHVGEITIASGALSCKKGSHC, encoded by the exons ATGTTTCATCCTAAAACCTTAAAACTTTATCTACAGCAAGAAGCCAAGAACACAATGCTAGTTTCATCACATGCATCCTTTACACTTGTCTTTCTCTACTGCATTTTCTTCTCCGCAGTGGCTTTGTCTTTGCCCGTTTCTGACCCCGAGCTCGTCGTTGAGGAAGTACACAG GAAAATAAACGAGTCTATATCAAGAAGGAACTTAGGATACTTCTCGTGTGAGACCGGTAATCCAATCGATGATTGTTGGCGATGCGACAAAGATTGGGAGAAAAACCGGAAACAGTTAGCTGATTGTGGAATCGGTTTTGGCAAAAACGCAATCGGTGGTCGTGATGGCGAAATCTACGTGGTCACCGATCCAGGAAACGATGATCCGGTAAACCCTAAACCCGGAACACTAAGATACGCAGTAATCCAAGACCAACCGCTTTGGATCATATTTAACCGTGACATGACGATCCAACTAAAAGAAGAACTCATAATGAACTCTTTCAAAACCCTAGACGGTCGAGGAGCATCCGTACACATCTCTGGTGGACCGTGTATAACCATACAATATGTGACCAACATTATAATCCACGGTTTGCATATACATGATTGTAAACAAGGTGGGAACACTTACGTACGAGACTCTCCAGAGCATTACGGGTGGCGAACGATATCGGACGGTGACGGTGTGTCGATCTTCGGTGGGAGTCACGTGTGGGTTGATCATTGCTCGCTCTCGAATTGTAACGATGGGTTGATTGATGCGATACGTGGATCAACGGCTATAACGATCTCTAATAACTACTTGACGCATCACAACAAGGTTATGTTATTAGGACATAGCGACACGTATGTGCAAGACAAGAACATGCAAGTCACTATCGCTTTTAACCATTTTGGAGAAGGCCTCGTCCAAAGAATGCCAAG GTGTCGACATGGATATTTCCATGTGGTGAACAATGACTATACACATTGGGAAATGTATGCAATTGGAGGAAGTGCTAATCCTACCATCAACTCTCAAGGCAACCGTTTTCTTGCTCCTAATGGCCCTTTTGACAAAGAG GTAACCAAGCATGAGGATGCGCCAGAAAGCGAGTGGAGTCACTGGAACTGGAGATCAGAAGGAGATCTAATGCTTAACGGTGCATTCTTTACACTTTCTGGAGCTGGACCAGGTAAATCGTCAAGCTATTCGAAAGCCTCAAGCCTAGCTGCTAGACCGTCCTCTCACGTTGGTGAGATAACTATAGCATCGGGTGCACTCAGCTGCAAAAAAGGTTCTCACTGCTGA
- the LOC106318926 gene encoding UDP-N-acetylglucosamine--peptide N-acetylglucosaminyltransferase 110 kDa subunit: MDRPETIAVKYEPTTVDSPSSSSAVAVDNKPARPQKLVVLADLNFNPPESDDLDSSSIQIPTPSTTRLSNEESNQDGGCKEVEPGEIEAKKISKVGKCRPRSKIEGSTDCGVDADGDQANQGVSASREEKISNLKMGLIHVARKMPRNAHAHFILGLMFQRLGQSQKAIPEYEKAEEILLGCEPEIARPELLLLVQMHHGQCLLLDGFADSDSVKEIEGVELEEILSKLKDSMKLDVRQATVWNTLGLMLLKAGCLMSAISVLSSLLALVPDNYDCLTNLGVAYLQSGDLELSAKCFQDLVFKDHNHPAALINYAAELLCKHSSTVAGAGANGGPVASEDQKTHLNVAKECLLAAVRADPKSAHAWVNLANSYYMMGDHRSSSKCLEKAAKLDPNCMATRFAVAVQRIKDAERSQDAGDQLSWAGNEMASVIREGESVPIDPPIAWAGLAMAHKAHHEIAAAFVADRNELTEMEERAMYSLKQAVSEDPEDAVRWHQLGLHCLCSQQYKLSQKYLKTAISRSRDCSYAWSNLGISLQLSDEQSEAEEVYKRALAVSTTEDQAHATFSNLGNLYRQKKQYELSKAMFSKALDLKPGYAPAYNNLGLVFVAERRWEEAKFCFEKALEADSLLDAAQSNLLKAKTMSRLCTCFTSSTVVQDS, translated from the exons ATGGACCGGCCGGAGACGATCGCCGTCAAATACGAGCCCACGACCGTTGATTCTCCTTCATCTTCTTCCGCCGTCGCCGTAGACAACAAGCCAGCACGACCTCAAAAGCTCGTAGTTTTAGCTGACCTCAATTTCAACCCTCCCGAGAGTGACGATCTCGACTCATCATCGATTCAAATCCCTACTCCTTCCACCACTAG GTTGAGTAACGAGGAAAGTAATCAAGATGGAGGTTGCAAGGAGGTGGAGCCAGGGGAAATAGAAGCGAAAAAGATTAGTAAGGTGGGGAAATGTCGCCCGAGGAGTAAGATTGAGGGGTCAACTGATTGTGGAGTTGATGCGGATGGTGATCAGGCTAATCAAGGGGTCTCTGCATCCCGGGAAGAAAAAATTAGTAACCTCAAAATG GGTTTGATTCATGTTGCAAGGAAGATGCCGAGAAACGCTCATGCCCATTTTATTCTCGGTCTTATGTTCCAACGATTAGGCCAATCTCAAAAG GCAATACCAGAATATGAGAAGGCTGAAGAGATCTTACTAGGTTGTGAGCCAGAAATTGCTCGGCCAGAACTTCTCTTGTTAGTTCAAATGCACCATGGACAG TGTCTTCTTTTGGATGGTTTTGCGGATAGTGACTCTGTTAAAGAGATTGAGGGAGTAGAGCTTGAAGAAATCCTTTCAAAACTAAAGGATTCTATGAAGTTAGATGTTAGACAGGCAACCGTGTGGAATACCCTTGGCTTAATGCTTCTCAAAGCTGGCTGTTTGATG AGTGCCATATCGGTTTTGTCATCTTTGCTGGCTCTTGTTCCTGACAACTATGATTGCCTTACAAACCTTGGAGTTGCTTATCTTCAAAG CGGAGATTTGGAGCTTTCAGCAAAATGTTTCCAAGACTTGGTATTCAAAGACCATAATCATCCTGCTGCTTTGATTAATTATGCTGCTGAGCTTCTCTGCAAACACAGTTCAACTGTCGCTG GTGCCGGAGCTAATGGTGGTCCTGTGGCTTCTGAAGACCAGAAGACACATTTGAATGTCGCAAAGGAATGTCTCTTGGCTGCAGTAAGAGCAGATCCAAAGTCCGCCCATGCATGGGTCAACCTTGCTAATTCGTACTATATGATGGGAGATCACAGAAGTTCCAGCAAATGTTTGGAGAAG GCAGCTAAACTTGATCCCAACTGTATGGCTACAAGATTTGCTGTTGCTGTCCAGCGAATCAAAGATGCTGAAAGGTCTCAGGATGCAGGGGACCAGCTTTCATGGGCTGGCAATGAGATGGCTTCTGTGATAAGAGAAGGAGAATCTGTTCCAATTGACCCTCCCATTGCTTGGGCAGGGCTTGCCATGGCTCATAAGGCACATCATGAGATTGCAGCTGCTTTTGTTGCTGATCGAAATGAATTGACAGAGATGGAAGAACGAGCTATGTACAGCTTAAAGCAG GCAGTAAGTGAGGATCCTGAAGATGCTGTCCGGTGGCATCAGCTTGGTCTTCATTGTCTCTGTTCTCAACAATATAAACTCTCCCAAAAGTACCTCAAGACAGCAATTAGTCGTTCTAGGGATTGTAGCTATGCGTGGTCAAATCTAG GTATCTCGCTGCAGTTATCAGACGAACAATCAGAAGCAGAGGAAGTGTACAAGCGAGCCTTGGCAGTGTCAACAACAGAGGATCAAGCTCACGCCACATTCTCTAACCTCGGTAACCTCTACAGACAGAAGAAGCAGTACGAACTCTCCAAAGCAATGTTCTCAAAGGCGCTGGATCTGAAACCAGGTTATGCACCTGCATACAACAACCTTGGACTCGTGTTTGTGGCTGAACGTAGGTGGGAAGAAGCCAAGTTCTGTTTTGAGAAAGCCCTTGAAGCTGACTCACTGCTTGACGCAGCACAGTCTAACTTGCTTAAAGCCAAAACCATGTCAAGACTCTGTACTTGCTTCACTTCTTCAACTGTTGTCCAAGATTCTTGA
- the LOC106318927 gene encoding Golgi to ER traffic protein 4 homolog — MSRERSRRELPPVQEHIDKLKKVVEEGNGYGALQMYKSISARYVTAQRFSEALDILFSGAYVELEHGLVNCGADLAILFVDTLVKAKSPCNDESLDRIRCMFKLFPRVPVPPHLVDVSDDEDVHNLQESLGEARSRVDNLTSFLRAAIRWSAEFGGPSTGYPELHAMLADYLYTECPELDMVRISRHFVRAEDPEKFASMLINFMGRCYPGEDDLAIARAVLMYLSMGNMKDANILMDEIKKQAETLSESDLLQFITYLLETLQRDALPLFSMLRMKFKSCIDREPLLNELLDEVAERFYGVQRKNPLQGMFGDIFKMMG; from the exons ATGTCGAGAGAGAGGAGCAGACGTGAATTGCCTCCCGTTCAAGAG CATATTGATAAATTGAAGAAAGTGGTAGAGGAAGGTAATGGCTATGGAGCTTTGCAGATGTACAAATCCATCAGTGCCAG ATATGTTACGGCTCAGAGATTCTCTGAAGCTCTTGATATCCTCTTCTCAGGGGCGTACGTTGAGCTAGAGCACGGCCTGGTGAATTGTGGGGCCGACCTTGCTATTTTGTTTGTTGACACATTAGTTAAAGCCAAGTCACCTTGCAATGACGAGTCTCTTG ATCGTATAAGGTGTATGTTCAAGTTGTTTCCTCGGGTTCCTGTGCCACCTCATTTGGTTGATGTGAGCGATGATGAAGATGTGCATAATCTTCAAGAATCTCTCGGGGAAGCTAGATCAAGGGTTGATAACTTGACTTCCTTCTTGAGAGCTGCTATAAG ATGGTCTGCGGAGTTTGGAGGGCCAAGTACAGGGTATCCTGAGTTGCATGCTATGCTGGCTGATTATCTTTACACCGAGTGTCCTGAACTT GACATGGTTCGAATATCACGGCATTTTGTTAGAGCCGAGGACCCTGAGAAGTTTGCATCTATGCTGATCAACTTCATGGGAAGG TGTTATCCTGGTGAAGATGACCTTGCCATTGCGCGAGCAGTTCTCAT GTATTTATCTATGGGGAACATGAAAGATGCAAATATTCTGATGGATGAGATTAAGAAACAAGCAGAGACCCTTTCAGAATCAGACCTTCTCCAATTTATCACATATCTTCTGGAAAC GTTGCAGAGGGATGCATTGCCTCTTTTCAGTATGTTGAGAATGAAATTTAAGTCTTGCATAGATAGAGAACCACTGCTTAACGAG TTGCTGGACGAGGTTGCAGAGAGGTTTTACGGTGTGCAGCGTAAGAATCCTTTGCAAGGAATGTTTGGAGACATCTTCAAG ATGATGGGCTAA
- the LOC106313516 gene encoding oxygen-independent coproporphyrinogen-III oxidase-like protein sll1917: protein MLRTTASPIFSSFTAKPRTSRLIFKAFNVLLEDTPPSARRNASTNLTTLHQGPPTSAYVHLPFCRKRCHYCDFPIIALGSSSASNTLHEEKRQEEDDDPRIRNYVNLLVREINATRTGFDANPNLKTVFFGGGTPSLVPPKLVSLVLETLSSSFGLCPDAEISMEMDPGTFGGEKLKELMDLGVNRVSLGVQAFQDELLRACGRAHGVSEVYEAIEIVKSCGVGNWSMDLISSLPHQTLEMWEESLRLAIESQPSHVSVYDLQVEQGTKFGNVYTPGQSPLPSETQSAEFYKTASSMLRGAGYDHYEVSSYSKDGFKCKHNLIYWKNKPFYAFGLGSASYVGGLRFSRPRRLKEYTNYVADLENGAANWCGDGSVDLKDVATDIIMLSFRTSKGLELKEFGEAFGRKVVKSICKVYEPYVESGHIVCLDGMRREVVSDEFKKLVGNDEVKIEDHVRYLTLRDPDGFLLSNELISLAFGVIFP from the exons ATGCTCAGAACAACGGCTTCCCCAATTTTCTCGTCCTTTACAGCTAAACCCAGAACCTCGAGGTTAATTTTCAAAGCTTTCAACGTCCTTCTCGAAGATACCCCACCAAGTGCTCGACGAAATGCGTCAACGAATCTAACAACCTTACACCAAGGCCCTCCAACCTCAGCCTACGTCCACCTCCCCTTCTGCCGCAAACGCTGCCACTACTGCGACTTCCCCATCATTGCTCTAGGCTCCTCCTCTGCTTCAAACACTCTCCACGAGGAAAAAAGACAAGAAGAAGACGACGACCCACGTATCAGAAACTACGTGAACTTGCTCGTCAGAGAGATAAACGCGACAAGAACAGGTTTCGACGCGAACCCGAATCTAAAGACAGTGTTTTTCGGGGGAGGCACGCCTTCTCTCGTCCCTCCGAAGCTTGTCTCTTTGGTCCTCGAAACGCTGAGTTCGAGTTTCGGGCTGTGTCCTGATGCTGAGATATCGATGGAGATGGATCCAGGAACGTTTGGCGGTGAGAAACTAAAGGAGTTGATGGATTTGGGAGTGAACAGAGTGTCTTTAGGAGTTCAAGCGTTTCAAGATGAGCTTTTGAGAGCTTGTGGTAGAGCTCACGGTGTCTCTGAAGTGTACGAGGCGATAGAGATTGTTAAGTCATGTGGAGTTGGGAATTGGAGTATGGATCTTATATCTTCTCTGCCTCACCAGACGTTGGAGATGTGGGAAGAGAGTTTGAGATTAGCTATTGAGTCTCAGCCAAGTCATGTCTCTGTGTATGATCTGCAAGTGGAACAAGGCACCAAGTTTGGAAACGT GTACACTCCAGGCCAGTCTCCTCTTCCTTCAGAAACACAATCAGCAGAGTTTTATAAAACAGCATCATCGATGCTCCGTGGTGCAGGTTATGATCATTATGAAGTCAGCAGTTACTCAAAAGACGGGTTCAAGTGCAAACACAACTTGATATACTGGAAGAACAAGCCCTTCTATGCTTTCGGTTTGGGTTCAGCTAGTTACGTTGGAGGGCTGAGGTTTTCAAGGCCAAGGAGGCTTAAGGAATACACAAACTACGTCGCTGACTTGGAGAATGGTGCAGCCAACTGGTGTGGAGACGGTAGTGTTGATCTCAAGGATGTTGCCACAGATATTATAATGCTGTCTTTCAGAACATCTAAAGGGCTCGAACTCAAGGAGTTTGGAGAGGCTTTTGGGAGAAAGGTAGTGAAGTCGATCTGTAAAGTGTATGAGCCTTATGTGGAGAGTGGGCATATTGTTTGTTTGGATGGTATGAGAAGAGAAGTAGTGAGTGATGAATTCAAAAAGTTAGTTGGAAATGATGAAGTGAAGATTGAAGACCATGTGAGATACCTTACGTTGAGAGATCCAGATGGTTTCCTCCTCTCTAATGAGTTGATATCTTTAGCGTTTGGTGTCATATTTCCTTGA
- the LOC106317834 gene encoding nucleoside diphosphate kinase II, chloroplastic, protein MAGVGQWTLCVASPSPRLTPAICSSNSSPTTVNFRAELAAFRPQFRLFSRTSPSRRRLRASSSEESGGIFLPHLVASMEQVEETYIMVKPDGIQRGLVGEIISRFENKGFKLIGLKMFQCPRELAEEHYKDLSSKSFFPSLIEYITSGPVVCMAWEGVGVVASARKMIGKTDPLQAEPGTIRGDLAVQTGRNIVHGSDSPENGKREIALWFKEGELCEWDLVLAKWLRE, encoded by the exons ATGGCTGGGGTTGGTCAATGGACTCTCTGCGTCGCTTCGCCGTCGCCGAGACTAACTCCGGCGATTTGCAGTTCAAACTCTTCTCCAACCACTGTTAACTTCCGCGCTGAGCTGGCAGCATTCCGTCCTCAGTTCCGTCTATTCTCTCGTACGTCTCCGTCCCGTCGCCGTCTTCGCGCTTCCAGCTCCGAGGAGTCAGGAGGAATCTTCCTTCCTCACCTTGTTGCTTCCATG GAGCAAGTTGAGGAGACTTACATCATGGTGAAACCAGACGGCATACAACGAGGCCTT GTTGGAGAAATCATCTCTCGTTTTGAGAATAAGGGGTTTAAACTCATTGGACTTAAGATGTTCCAGTGCCCTAGAGAGTTAGCTGAG GAACATTATAAGGATCTTAGCTCTAAGTCATTCTTCCCTAGCCTCATTGAGTACATCACTTCAGGCCCTGTTGTGTGTATG GCTTGGGAAGGTGTTGGTGTAGTTGCTTCAGCAAGGAAGATGATTGGGAAAACAGATCCTCTTCAAGCTGAACCTGGCACTATTAGAGGAGATCTCGCTGTACAAACTGGAAG GAACATTGTGCATGGTAGTGATAGTCCTGAAAACGGAAAGCGTGAGATTG CTCTGTGGTTCAAAGAAGGCGAGCTATGCGAGTGGGATTTGGTTCTAGCTAAATGGCTAAGGGAATGA